Proteins from a genomic interval of Sulfurimonas sp. HSL3-2:
- a CDS encoding response regulator transcription factor yields MSKRILLIEDEIEMQELISNYLVNYGYDVTSYTNPKEAIEDFKKNSDRYDIVILDLMLPDMDGFDVCKTLKSYADTPVIISSARGDIGNKIHGFEIGADDYLAKPYEPRELVLRIEAVLKRVQKNDRLKISDFTIDESSREVMLEDYPIEFTKVEFEIFVYLLKNRNKVVSRDQLINSTSLHHDTKNRTIDMHISNIRQKIGDDSKDAKYIKSVWGIGYKFIG; encoded by the coding sequence TTGAGTAAACGGATCCTTCTTATAGAAGATGAGATCGAGATGCAGGAATTGATCTCAAACTATCTTGTTAACTACGGGTACGATGTTACCTCCTACACAAATCCAAAAGAGGCGATCGAGGATTTTAAAAAGAACTCGGACAGATACGACATCGTCATCTTGGACCTTATGCTTCCGGATATGGACGGGTTTGATGTCTGCAAAACTCTAAAAAGCTACGCCGATACTCCGGTTATCATCTCTTCGGCAAGAGGTGATATCGGCAACAAGATACACGGTTTTGAGATAGGTGCGGATGATTACCTTGCAAAGCCATATGAACCGCGAGAACTCGTCCTTCGCATAGAAGCGGTACTTAAACGTGTACAAAAAAACGACAGATTGAAAATATCCGATTTTACGATCGATGAGTCCAGCCGGGAAGTGATGCTTGAGGATTATCCGATAGAGTTTACGAAAGTGGAGTTCGAGATATTTGTCTACCTTCTTAAAAACCGAAATAAGGTCGTCTCCCGTGACCAGCTTATCAACTCCACTTCACTGCACCACGACACAAAGAACAGGACTATCGATATGCATATAAGCAATATCCGTCAAAAGATAGGCGATGACTCAAAAGACGCGAAATACATCAAGTCCGTGTGGGGCATTGGATATAAATTTATAGGATAG
- a CDS encoding ArsS family sensor histidine kinase yields the protein MSIQKKITILFVSSLVTMTLIALWVERTNLQKAQTIEQNSYLISAKELFTPLVNKQKTELNKRIEELGLQVVTDDNIIKNAEVVYLQPHTFGALKILQYSERYYLYIKYLDQELLLYDVSQDESMSERYITNSLVILDVILMLVIYLVILKILSPLNHISQKMRQFSKGNLFARAAVKTKDEIGEVSQSFNEMASRLQEMVNAREELLRDVGHELRTPIAKGKFALEGVSDSKEKEIIKRAFNDLDTLTSEILQMQLLDKEELFEYSSFKAQTLIAEALSKLYIEDEDEIKVEIEDFEINGDLHYLTTALKNLIDNALKYSTSKPILIKVHERKISVLSSGDELDKELGHYLQAFTQQGRQQKGFGIGLNIVSKIVQKHGFKLDYEYLDGKNIFTIIFVA from the coding sequence ATGTCTATACAAAAAAAGATAACCATCCTCTTTGTCAGCAGTCTCGTGACAATGACGCTAATAGCATTATGGGTAGAGAGGACAAATCTGCAAAAAGCTCAGACCATCGAGCAAAACAGCTATCTTATAAGTGCAAAAGAACTTTTTACCCCTCTTGTCAATAAACAAAAGACAGAACTGAATAAAAGAATAGAGGAACTTGGACTTCAAGTCGTCACAGATGATAATATCATTAAAAACGCAGAGGTCGTATATCTTCAGCCTCATACCTTCGGTGCTCTTAAAATACTTCAATACTCCGAGAGATACTACCTGTATATAAAGTATCTGGATCAAGAACTTCTTTTATATGATGTTTCCCAGGATGAGAGCATGAGCGAACGTTACATCACCAATTCGCTTGTCATCTTGGATGTGATCTTAATGCTTGTGATCTATCTTGTCATACTAAAGATCCTTTCACCGTTAAATCATATCAGCCAAAAGATGAGACAGTTCTCAAAAGGCAATCTTTTTGCGCGTGCCGCCGTAAAAACAAAAGATGAGATAGGCGAAGTCTCTCAGAGTTTTAATGAGATGGCGTCACGTCTTCAAGAGATGGTAAATGCGAGAGAAGAGCTTTTAAGAGATGTCGGTCATGAACTTAGAACCCCTATAGCCAAAGGGAAGTTTGCATTAGAAGGTGTGTCGGACTCCAAAGAGAAAGAGATCATAAAAAGAGCTTTTAACGACCTCGATACTTTGACAAGCGAGATACTTCAGATGCAGCTTTTAGACAAAGAAGAGTTGTTTGAATACAGCAGTTTTAAGGCTCAGACACTCATCGCCGAGGCTCTTTCTAAACTTTACATCGAGGATGAAGATGAGATAAAAGTCGAGATAGAGGATTTTGAGATAAACGGCGACCTGCATTATCTGACTACTGCATTAAAAAACCTGATCGACAACGCTTTGAAATACTCGACCTCAAAACCGATCCTTATCAAAGTACACGAGAGGAAAATATCGGTACTCAGCAGCGGTGACGAGTTGGACAAAGAGCTGGGTCATTATCTTCAGGCATTTACACAGCAGGGGAGGCAGCAAAAAGGGTTCGGCATCGGCTTGAACATAGTGAGCAAGATCGTACAAAAACATGGATTTAAGCTGGATTATGAATATTTGGACGGAAAAAATATATTTACGATCATTTTTGTTGCCTAG
- a CDS encoding RNA pyrophosphohydrolase, translated as MTNTKPYRPNVSAIILSSKYPEKKEIFIAERSDLLGVWQFPQGGIDNGESAKEALYRELKEEIGTDDIKIIAEYPEWIAYDFPQHVMEKMKPFHGQTQRYYLVRLKKKATINLDTKHPEFVKYKYVSLDEVMNITADFKKPVYNKVIEYFKSEGYL; from the coding sequence ATGACAAACACAAAACCGTACCGTCCAAACGTTTCAGCTATAATACTATCAAGTAAATATCCGGAAAAAAAAGAGATATTTATAGCTGAACGTTCAGACCTATTGGGTGTTTGGCAGTTTCCTCAAGGCGGGATCGATAACGGAGAATCTGCAAAAGAAGCTCTTTATCGCGAGCTTAAAGAGGAGATAGGTACTGATGATATAAAGATAATTGCCGAGTATCCGGAATGGATAGCATATGATTTTCCGCAACATGTTATGGAAAAGATGAAACCGTTTCACGGTCAGACACAGAGATACTATCTGGTAAGACTCAAGAAAAAAGCAACTATAAATCTAGATACAAAACATCCGGAGTTCGTAAAATACAAATATGTTTCGCTTGATGAGGTGATGAACATCACGGCGGATTTTAAAAAACCTGTTTACAATAAGGTGATTGAATATTTTAAATCAGAGGGTTATTTATAA
- a CDS encoding aspartate kinase, whose protein sequence is MLIVQKFGGTSVGDLDRIQNVANRVSKTVKEGHKVVVVVSAMSGETNKLVGYAEHFSSNPSRNEVDMLLSSGERVTAALLSIALNEMGHPAVSMTGRAAGIVTDAVHTKARIEKIDPTRMHNELNSGKIVVVAGFQGVDENGNVTTLGRGGSDLSAVAIAGALEADLCEIYTDVSGIYTTDPRIEPKAKKLDRISYDEMLELASLGAKVLQNRSVELAKKLNVNLVTRTSFTDEEGTLITKEENIMEKPLVSGIALDKNQSRISLMGVKDRPGIASDIFNKLAKNNVNIDMIIQTVGHDGMTNLDFTVPKNEVLDAKAVMDTFLEADEVKEVSYDDSICKVSIVGVGMKSHTGVAAKAFSSMAEENINILMISTSEIKVSMVISEKYAELAVRSLHNAYSLDK, encoded by the coding sequence ATGTTAATTGTACAAAAGTTTGGCGGTACAAGTGTTGGAGATCTCGATAGGATCCAAAATGTTGCGAACCGTGTAAGCAAGACAGTAAAAGAGGGTCACAAAGTAGTAGTCGTAGTCTCGGCTATGAGCGGTGAGACAAACAAGCTTGTAGGTTATGCAGAACATTTTAGTAGTAATCCGTCAAGAAACGAAGTGGACATGCTGCTTAGTTCGGGTGAAAGAGTTACGGCTGCACTTCTTTCGATCGCGTTAAATGAAATGGGACATCCTGCTGTCTCTATGACAGGGCGTGCTGCCGGTATCGTGACAGATGCGGTGCACACAAAAGCAAGAATCGAAAAGATCGATCCGACTAGAATGCATAATGAACTCAATTCCGGAAAGATCGTAGTTGTAGCAGGTTTCCAAGGCGTTGATGAGAACGGAAACGTGACAACACTCGGGCGCGGGGGAAGCGACCTTTCTGCTGTTGCTATCGCAGGAGCGTTAGAAGCTGATCTGTGTGAGATATATACAGATGTCAGCGGTATCTACACGACTGATCCTCGTATCGAACCAAAAGCGAAAAAACTTGACCGTATCTCTTATGATGAGATGCTTGAACTTGCAAGTCTAGGTGCTAAAGTCTTACAAAACCGTTCTGTAGAGTTAGCTAAAAAGTTAAATGTGAATCTTGTCACTCGTACAAGTTTTACAGATGAAGAGGGAACATTAATTACTAAGGAAGAAAATATTATGGAAAAACCACTAGTCAGCGGTATTGCATTAGATAAAAACCAATCACGTATCTCTTTGATGGGAGTAAAAGACCGTCCGGGAATAGCTTCTGATATATTTAACAAGTTAGCTAAGAACAACGTAAATATAGATATGATCATCCAGACTGTGGGTCATGACGGAATGACAAATCTTGATTTTACGGTTCCTAAAAACGAGGTCTTAGATGCTAAGGCAGTTATGGATACTTTTTTAGAAGCTGATGAGGTAAAAGAGGTCTCTTATGATGACAGCATCTGTAAAGTTTCTATCGTCGGTGTCGGTATGAAATCACATACGGGCGTTGCGGCAAAAGCCTTCTCATCAATGGCAGAAGAGAACATCAATATCCTTATGATATCTACTTCTGAGATAAAAGTCTCTATGGTCATCAGTGAAAAATATGCAGAACTTGCTGTTCGTTCACTTCATAACGCATACTCGTTAGACAAGTAA
- a CDS encoding HobA family DNA replication regulator: protein MQDFEKWTLDAIRSDGASLSWLEEYRFEWTTVVELAISQIMEGKTIVLITDKERKWFEKYISLSLNKVSTDRPIIPVVSIDNLYCHYDDVSGAKMIDMIDDMLSMSYKDDYFFWYIGKGEDKRVDIAKRKDTSFLWLFDEDFHNAFNMKSYDALLDIKLLQLFNLFNLSLSAVLFGEVEVE, encoded by the coding sequence ATGCAAGATTTTGAGAAATGGACTCTAGATGCCATCCGCAGCGATGGTGCGAGTCTAAGTTGGCTTGAAGAGTATAGATTTGAATGGACAACTGTCGTCGAACTAGCCATTTCTCAGATCATGGAGGGCAAGACTATCGTTCTTATCACGGACAAAGAGAGAAAGTGGTTTGAAAAATATATAAGTCTCTCCTTGAACAAAGTTTCTACCGACCGTCCCATCATCCCAGTAGTAAGCATAGACAACCTTTACTGTCATTATGATGACGTATCGGGCGCGAAGATGATAGATATGATAGACGATATGCTTAGTATGTCATATAAAGATGATTACTTTTTCTGGTATATCGGAAAAGGCGAGGACAAAAGAGTCGATATAGCAAAACGTAAAGACACCAGTTTCTTATGGCTTTTCGATGAAGATTTTCACAACGCTTTTAATATGAAATCATATGATGCCTTGCTTGATATCAAACTGCTGCAGCTCTTTAATCTTTTCAACCTTTCATTAAGTGCCGTACTCTTTGGAGAAGTAGAAGTTGAATGA
- a CDS encoding DNA polymerase III subunit delta', translated as MNDLGSHIIINQELEETLSSVTEQLKNSRVVTFAEEDFKVEHAKAVVAEAYISEENQKYLVIATKNFNTISQNALLKIFEEPPRNIVFIIIVPSKSILLPTIRSRLPILKGTHHQKIKEIDVDFSKIDNAMIFAFLKEHERIKRHEAKEMLEALFYRATVIDRLILSKYQLECFDKAYRLIELNSRAQSVFALVLMSFLGGSDVD; from the coding sequence TTGAATGATCTTGGTTCGCATATCATCATCAATCAGGAGTTGGAAGAGACACTTTCATCTGTAACTGAACAGCTTAAAAACTCAAGGGTAGTGACTTTTGCGGAAGAAGACTTTAAAGTCGAACATGCAAAAGCAGTCGTTGCAGAAGCTTATATAAGCGAAGAAAATCAAAAATATCTTGTTATCGCTACAAAAAACTTTAACACCATCTCTCAAAATGCACTTTTAAAGATCTTTGAAGAGCCGCCTAGAAATATCGTTTTCATCATTATAGTCCCTTCAAAATCTATACTGCTTCCGACCATCCGTTCTCGTCTGCCAATACTCAAAGGAACACATCATCAAAAGATAAAAGAGATAGATGTCGATTTTTCCAAAATAGACAATGCAATGATATTTGCATTTTTAAAAGAGCATGAAAGAATCAAAAGACATGAAGCAAAAGAGATGCTTGAAGCACTCTTTTACAGAGCGACGGTGATCGACAGGTTGATACTCTCAAAGTATCAGTTAGAGTGCTTTGATAAGGCGTATAGACTCATAGAGTTAAATTCAAGAGCACAAAGTGTATTTGCTTTGGTACTTATGAGTTTTTTAGGAGGCAGTGATGTGGATTAA
- the folP gene encoding dihydropteroate synthase: MWIKKLSNDIDAKEYLQDLGVDSGGINILASKMKHHIFYIKDLHVGAANILKQDALSIGADLAVPRGTVTAKEKKVDAILMATQKQLVELSKKELAQPFGLKELAHELKVFSKSLMPKKVEVMGVINANDDSFFEKSRFQSRDALGKIEEMIGHGATIIDIGGVSSRPGSVAVAPEEELSRVKPIVDAIYEEKLYEKALFSIDSYEPQVISYVLERGFKIVNDITGLADDEVCKLCASYDATAVIMHMKGTPQDMQKDPVYDDVVLHVEEFFKERIEKAVKFGIKEIVLDVGIGFGKSLSHNLELIKNLEHFLHLGYPLLVGASRKSMIDKISSSEVKDRLAGTLALHLKAADNGAAIIRAHDVYEHIQALRVRDALK; encoded by the coding sequence ATGTGGATTAAAAAACTGAGTAACGATATAGATGCTAAAGAGTATCTTCAAGACTTGGGTGTAGACAGCGGAGGGATCAATATTCTCGCTTCAAAGATGAAGCATCACATCTTTTATATTAAAGACCTGCATGTGGGTGCCGCTAACATCCTTAAACAAGATGCTCTCTCCATAGGTGCGGATCTCGCAGTGCCAAGAGGCACAGTGACAGCAAAAGAGAAAAAAGTCGATGCCATACTTATGGCTACGCAAAAACAGCTTGTCGAGCTCAGTAAAAAAGAGCTTGCTCAGCCTTTTGGACTCAAAGAACTTGCACATGAGTTAAAGGTCTTTTCTAAGTCGCTTATGCCAAAGAAAGTCGAAGTTATGGGTGTTATCAACGCAAACGACGACAGCTTCTTTGAAAAAAGCAGGTTTCAAAGCCGTGATGCTTTAGGTAAGATCGAGGAGATGATAGGCCACGGTGCGACTATCATAGATATCGGCGGGGTCTCTTCACGTCCGGGAAGTGTAGCTGTTGCTCCCGAGGAGGAGCTTTCCCGCGTCAAACCGATAGTAGATGCGATCTATGAGGAGAAGCTTTATGAAAAAGCACTTTTTAGCATAGACAGTTATGAACCGCAAGTGATCTCATATGTGCTCGAGCGCGGATTTAAGATCGTGAACGACATTACAGGTTTAGCTGACGACGAGGTTTGCAAGCTTTGTGCGTCATACGATGCTACCGCAGTTATCATGCATATGAAAGGCACTCCGCAGGATATGCAAAAAGATCCCGTTTATGATGATGTCGTCTTACATGTAGAAGAATTTTTCAAAGAGAGAATAGAAAAAGCTGTAAAATTTGGGATCAAAGAGATAGTCTTAGATGTAGGCATCGGCTTTGGAAAGTCACTCTCTCACAATCTTGAACTTATAAAAAATCTGGAGCATTTTTTACATCTTGGGTATCCGCTTTTAGTCGGTGCGAGCAGAAAATCTATGATAGATAAAATAAGCAGTTCTGAGGTAAAAGACAGACTTGCGGGGACGTTAGCTCTGCATCTTAAAGCGGCAGATAACGGTGCTGCGATCATAAGAGCTCATGATGTGTATGAACACATCCAGGCTTTACGTGTAAGGGATGCTTTAAAGTAA